One window of the Sulfitobacter alexandrii genome contains the following:
- a CDS encoding sensor histidine kinase, producing the protein MPGEVTRKWRPPLALIVTGAMAGIVAVPVLGLTYFRVAGNVLGWAETAWLILWLAVVSAAILGFLLWRLVLRPVTALTAHARDMKAGRAGPPPAHFGTPEFSELGQSVIDMGATLQNRAATMRAYADHVTHEMKSPLTAIAGAAELLEDATDDERRALAATIADSAARMDQLLSDLRRHAAAGLAREGGEVLLSVAAAQITGLSVALGRDGKVPMPEDDLVAVLRQLSQNAAGHGADRITLDWAGGRLRVSDNGRGVAEGDRARLFDPFFTTTRAQGGTGMGLAIVRALIGAHGGTIAHLPAPGGAVFEISF; encoded by the coding sequence ATGCCGGGGGAGGTGACACGCAAGTGGCGGCCGCCGCTGGCGCTGATCGTGACCGGTGCCATGGCGGGCATCGTCGCGGTGCCCGTGCTGGGGCTGACCTATTTCCGGGTCGCCGGCAACGTGCTCGGCTGGGCGGAAACGGCATGGCTGATCCTCTGGCTGGCGGTGGTCTCGGCCGCGATCCTCGGGTTTCTGCTGTGGCGACTGGTGCTGCGCCCGGTGACCGCGCTGACGGCACACGCCCGTGACATGAAGGCCGGGCGCGCCGGCCCGCCACCCGCCCATTTCGGCACCCCGGAATTCTCCGAACTCGGGCAGAGCGTGATCGACATGGGGGCGACCCTGCAGAACCGGGCGGCCACGATGAGGGCCTATGCCGACCACGTCACCCACGAGATGAAATCGCCGCTCACCGCCATCGCCGGGGCGGCGGAGCTGCTGGAGGACGCGACCGACGATGAGCGCCGTGCCTTGGCCGCGACCATCGCGGACTCCGCGGCGCGGATGGATCAGCTGCTGAGCGACCTGCGCCGCCACGCGGCGGCGGGTCTCGCACGCGAGGGCGGAGAGGTGCTGCTGTCCGTCGCCGCCGCACAGATCACCGGGTTGTCGGTCGCGCTGGGCCGCGACGGCAAGGTGCCGATGCCGGAGGACGACCTCGTCGCGGTACTTCGGCAGCTGTCGCAGAACGCGGCGGGCCACGGTGCGGACCGCATCACGCTCGATTGGGCGGGAGGCAGGCTCAGGGTGTCCGACAACGGGCGCGGCGTCGCCGAGGGCGACCGGGCGCGCCTTTTCGATCCGTTCTTCACGACCACGCGCGCGCAGGGCGGCACCGGCATGGGGCTGGCCATCGTGCGGGCGCTGATCGGGGCGCACGGGGGGACCATCGCGCACCTTCCCGCCCCGGGTGGCGCGGTGTTCGAGATATCATTTTGA
- a CDS encoding response regulator transcription factor produces the protein MTAPHILIVDDDPQIRTVLRMALDKAGMKSDEAGDGAEGLSKAQSGRYDLIVLDIGLPQMDGLALCRALRRTDQTPVLFLTARDDEIDRVLGFELGGDDYVSKPFSPRELTARIGAILRRSAGGRTAEEPGLSRGVLVLDTGRHGCAVDGQAVALTAREMKILSHLMTRPDQVMPRPTLTDAVYGAHVHVSDRTLDSHLRNLRAKLAEAGCADAIETVHGVGIRMGPCRGR, from the coding sequence ATGACCGCCCCGCATATCCTGATCGTAGACGACGACCCGCAGATCCGTACCGTGCTCCGCATGGCGCTGGACAAGGCCGGGATGAAAAGCGACGAGGCCGGCGACGGGGCCGAAGGCCTGAGCAAGGCGCAGTCGGGGCGTTATGACCTGATCGTGCTCGATATCGGTCTGCCGCAAATGGATGGCCTCGCCCTGTGCCGGGCGCTGCGACGCACGGACCAGACGCCGGTGCTGTTCCTGACCGCGCGGGACGACGAGATCGACCGGGTGCTCGGCTTCGAACTGGGCGGCGACGACTACGTGAGCAAGCCCTTCTCTCCGCGTGAACTCACGGCGCGGATCGGCGCGATCCTGCGGCGCAGCGCCGGTGGGCGGACGGCGGAGGAACCCGGGCTGTCGCGGGGTGTGCTGGTTCTGGATACCGGGCGTCACGGGTGTGCCGTGGACGGGCAGGCCGTGGCCCTCACGGCACGCGAGATGAAGATCCTGTCTCATCTCATGACCCGACCCGACCAGGTGATGCCGCGGCCCACGCTGACCGATGCGGTCTACGGCGCGCACGTTCACGTCTCCGATCGCACGCTCGACAGCCACCTGCGCAACCTGCGCGCCAAGCTGGCCGAGGCAGGCTGCGCCGATGCCATCGAAACGGTTCACGGCGTCGGGATCAGGATGGGTCCATGCCGGGGGAGGTGA
- a CDS encoding DUF4173 domain-containing protein, with protein sequence MKTFLIRGVPLSMQQDGWWLNAPPPPSARGRTPASRLPGWRAGLLVALIALGDAMVWQVTPGLSLAVFGVAMVLVAMVAAGRVEPGRLRVAAAGSLLSFLPLVELVQPLSFAIAVAGGSAVLAVIAGLIPAQVPRAVLRLWPLGLQQSIRDATDAVGTADGARMAGWARQAIRHWLVPILLGLVFIALLLMANPVADRWLADIAAVDPALPQAERLGFWLCLVPLVWTALRLTALRERLAAAPGARPATPRREGLINPASTARALVLFNAVFAVQTVLDLVYLYGGVGLPDGITYAEYAHRGAYPLVVTGLLAGGFALLTRRWATHDRLLRALLLVWVAQNVALVVSSLVRLDLYVGVYGLTHLRLAAGIWMALTAAGLMLIFWQVCGSRDNQWLMVRGGGMALAVVYACAFVSFDAVIARFNLSHPVTQDHSYLCGLGPSARPVIAAAEVARGHRLCPGGHRIAAPRDWREWGFRTARARNSLAVIQSKARR encoded by the coding sequence ATGAAGACATTCCTGATCCGGGGCGTGCCCCTGTCGATGCAGCAGGACGGCTGGTGGCTGAACGCGCCACCGCCGCCGTCGGCGCGGGGCAGAACCCCTGCGTCGAGGCTCCCCGGCTGGCGCGCGGGGCTTCTGGTGGCGCTGATCGCGCTCGGCGACGCGATGGTGTGGCAGGTGACGCCTGGACTGTCGCTGGCGGTGTTCGGGGTCGCGATGGTCCTTGTGGCGATGGTCGCGGCGGGCCGCGTGGAGCCCGGGCGCCTCCGGGTCGCGGCAGCGGGCAGCCTGCTGTCCTTTCTGCCGCTGGTCGAACTGGTTCAACCGCTGTCGTTCGCCATCGCCGTGGCGGGCGGGTCCGCGGTGCTGGCGGTGATCGCGGGGCTGATACCGGCGCAGGTGCCGCGCGCCGTGCTTCGGCTTTGGCCGCTGGGCCTGCAGCAATCGATACGCGATGCGACCGACGCCGTCGGCACCGCCGACGGGGCACGGATGGCGGGATGGGCACGGCAGGCGATTCGGCATTGGCTGGTGCCGATCCTGCTGGGACTGGTGTTCATCGCCCTCCTGCTCATGGCCAACCCGGTGGCCGACCGCTGGTTGGCCGACATCGCCGCCGTCGATCCCGCACTCCCGCAGGCAGAGCGGCTGGGCTTCTGGCTGTGCCTCGTGCCGTTGGTCTGGACCGCCCTGCGCCTGACCGCGCTGCGCGAAAGGCTGGCGGCCGCCCCCGGCGCGCGGCCCGCCACCCCCCGGCGCGAGGGGCTCATCAACCCCGCCTCCACCGCGCGGGCGCTGGTCCTGTTCAATGCCGTATTCGCGGTGCAGACCGTGCTGGACCTTGTCTATCTCTACGGCGGGGTCGGACTGCCCGACGGGATCACCTATGCCGAATATGCGCACCGGGGCGCCTATCCGCTCGTGGTGACCGGCCTTCTGGCAGGCGGGTTCGCCTTGCTGACACGGCGCTGGGCCACGCATGACAGGCTGCTTCGGGCGCTACTGCTGGTCTGGGTCGCGCAGAACGTGGCGCTTGTCGTGTCGTCGCTGGTGCGGCTGGACCTCTACGTCGGTGTCTACGGCTTGACCCACCTGCGTCTTGCCGCCGGGATCTGGATGGCGCTCACGGCCGCGGGGCTCATGCTGATCTTCTGGCAGGTCTGCGGGTCCCGGGACAACCAGTGGCTGATGGTCCGCGGCGGCGGCATGGCGCTCGCCGTGGTCTACGCCTGCGCCTTCGTCAGCTTCGACGCCGTCATCGCGCGCTTCAACCTCTCGCACCCGGTGACGCAGGACCACTCCTATCTCTGCGGCCTGGGCCCTTCCGCCCGGCCGGTGATCGCGGCGGCGGAAGTCGCGCGGGGGCATCGGCTGTGCCCCGGCGGCCACCGTATTGCCGCGCCGCGCGACTGGCGCGAATGGGGCTTTCGTACCGCACGCGCCCGCAATAGCCTTGCGGTCATCCAGTCGAAGGCCCGCCGATGA
- the deoC gene encoding deoxyribose-phosphate aldolase has translation MAQSPAQAQTDLARTERTHLPQVALPRNPGMPLDLNWVLGARANTSAIERRAAALPARRSVKKAHQAAWLLRAVTCIDLTTLSGDDTARRVGRLCAKARQPVSPALLDALGMGPITTGAVCVYHEMIAPAVAALDGTGIPVAAVSTGFPAGLSPFELRLKEIEMSVAAGASEIDIVISRRHVLSGDWQALYDEMRAMREACGEAHVKAILATGELGSLRNVARASLVCMMAGADFIKTSTGKESVNATLPVSLVMIRAIRDYHDRTGIRVGYKPAGGISKAKDAITYLALMKEELGDRWLKPDLFRFGASSLLNDIERQLEHHVTGHYSAGYRHGTS, from the coding sequence ATGGCACAGTCGCCAGCCCAGGCCCAGACAGACCTCGCCCGGACCGAGCGGACCCACCTGCCGCAGGTCGCCCTGCCCCGTAATCCGGGCATGCCGCTGGACCTGAACTGGGTACTGGGTGCGCGGGCGAACACCTCGGCGATCGAGCGGCGCGCGGCGGCCCTGCCCGCCCGCCGGTCGGTCAAGAAGGCGCATCAGGCGGCATGGCTGCTGCGCGCGGTCACCTGCATCGACCTGACCACGCTGTCGGGGGACGATACCGCGCGGCGTGTGGGACGGCTGTGCGCCAAGGCGCGGCAGCCGGTTTCCCCCGCGCTGCTGGACGCGCTGGGCATGGGGCCGATTACCACGGGCGCCGTCTGCGTCTACCACGAGATGATCGCGCCGGCGGTGGCCGCGCTCGACGGTACGGGGATTCCCGTCGCCGCTGTCTCCACCGGGTTTCCGGCGGGGCTTTCGCCGTTTGAACTGCGCCTCAAGGAGATCGAGATGAGCGTCGCCGCCGGGGCCAGTGAGATCGACATCGTGATCTCGCGCCGTCACGTGCTGTCGGGCGACTGGCAGGCATTGTACGACGAGATGCGCGCGATGCGCGAAGCCTGCGGCGAGGCGCACGTCAAGGCGATCCTTGCCACGGGCGAACTGGGATCGCTGCGGAATGTCGCGCGCGCCAGCCTCGTGTGCATGATGGCGGGCGCGGATTTCATCAAGACCTCGACCGGCAAGGAAAGCGTCAACGCCACCCTGCCCGTCAGCCTTGTGATGATCCGGGCGATCCGCGATTACCACGACCGCACCGGTATCCGCGTCGGCTACAAGCCAGCGGGCGGAATTTCCAAGGCCAAGGACGCGATCACCTACCTCGCGCTGATGAAGGAGGAGCTGGGCGACCGCTGGCTCAAGCCCGACCTCTTCCGCTTCGGCGCGTCATCGCTGCTGAACGACATCGAGCGGCAGCTGGAGCATCACGTCACCGGGCATTATTCGGCGGGCTACCGCCATGGGACCAGCTAG
- a CDS encoding aldehyde dehydrogenase family protein: MTVSEIFDTMDYGPAPESAADALAWLVDQGSRFGHFIDGEFTKPGEGFDSTNPATGEVLATLTQATQADVDAAVKAARRAQPKWEKLGGHGRARHLYALARLLQKHARLFAVLEVLDNGKPIREARDIDVPLAQRHFYYHAGMAQLMEAELPDAQALGVCGQIIPWNFPLLMLAWKVAPALAMGNTVVLKPAEYTSLTALLFADICRQAGLPKGVVNIVTGDGAVGEMIVGHDDIDKIAFTGSTAVGRRIREATAGSGKALTLELGGKSPYIVFDDADLDSAVEGLVDAIWFNQGQVCCAGSRLLVHEPVADGFYAKLRARMGKLRVGDPLDKSVDVGTLVDPVQLRMVSEMVEANSAGERYVAETDMPEGGCFYPPTLITGLNPADTLMQEEIFGPVLVSTTFRTPSEAVSLANNTRYGLAATVWSENINLALDIAPQLAAGIVWINGTNLMDAAAGFGGVRESGFGREGGWEGLAAYTRPRTTPKPLKAIEPFTGEGAPQDPIDRTAKLYIGGKQTRPDGGYSAPVWGKSGALLGHASLANRKDVRNAVEAAQAAKGWSRSTGHLRAQIIYYLAENLAARAEEFAHRLDTLQGGKSGAKEVEASIRRLFTYAAWADKYDGQVHGVPIRGVALAMKEPVGVIGALCPAEAPLLGLVSVMAPAIAMGNRVILAASEPYPLAATDFVQVLETSDVPAGVVNILTGPHADLADTLARHLDIDAVWSFGAAEFSATVEKGSASNLKRTWVNNGQARDWMGPEGEGHAFLRAATEVKNIWVPYGE, translated from the coding sequence ATGACCGTCTCCGAGATCTTCGACACCATGGACTACGGCCCCGCCCCCGAAAGCGCCGCGGATGCGCTGGCGTGGCTGGTCGACCAGGGCAGCCGCTTCGGCCATTTCATAGACGGGGAGTTCACGAAACCCGGCGAAGGCTTTGACAGCACCAACCCGGCGACCGGCGAGGTGCTGGCGACGCTGACGCAAGCGACGCAAGCCGACGTGGACGCCGCCGTGAAGGCTGCGCGCCGCGCGCAGCCCAAGTGGGAAAAGCTGGGGGGCCATGGCCGGGCGCGTCATCTCTACGCGCTGGCGCGGCTGTTGCAAAAGCACGCCCGGCTGTTCGCGGTGCTGGAAGTCCTCGACAACGGCAAGCCGATCCGGGAGGCGCGCGACATCGACGTGCCGCTGGCGCAACGCCACTTCTACTACCACGCCGGCATGGCGCAACTGATGGAGGCCGAGCTGCCCGACGCGCAGGCGCTGGGGGTCTGCGGGCAGATCATTCCGTGGAACTTCCCGCTGCTGATGCTGGCCTGGAAGGTCGCGCCCGCACTGGCGATGGGCAACACCGTGGTGCTGAAACCGGCGGAATATACCTCGCTGACGGCGCTACTGTTCGCCGACATATGCCGGCAGGCGGGGCTGCCGAAGGGTGTCGTGAACATCGTCACCGGCGACGGCGCGGTGGGCGAGATGATCGTCGGCCACGACGACATCGACAAGATCGCCTTTACCGGTTCCACCGCCGTGGGGCGCCGCATCCGCGAGGCGACGGCCGGCAGCGGCAAGGCGCTGACGCTCGAGCTCGGGGGCAAGTCGCCCTACATCGTCTTCGACGACGCCGACCTCGACAGCGCGGTCGAGGGGCTGGTGGATGCGATCTGGTTCAACCAGGGGCAGGTCTGCTGCGCGGGGTCGCGGCTGCTGGTGCATGAACCGGTGGCCGACGGCTTCTACGCCAAGCTGCGCGCGCGCATGGGCAAGCTGCGGGTCGGCGACCCGCTGGACAAGAGCGTGGACGTGGGTACGCTGGTGGACCCGGTGCAGCTGCGGATGGTCAGCGAGATGGTCGAGGCCAACAGCGCGGGCGAACGCTACGTGGCGGAGACCGACATGCCCGAGGGGGGCTGTTTCTACCCACCGACGCTGATCACCGGGCTGAACCCGGCGGACACGCTGATGCAGGAGGAGATCTTCGGCCCGGTGCTCGTCTCCACCACCTTCCGCACACCGTCGGAGGCGGTCAGCCTTGCCAACAACACGCGCTACGGGCTGGCGGCGACCGTCTGGTCCGAGAACATCAACCTCGCGCTGGACATCGCGCCGCAACTCGCGGCGGGCATCGTCTGGATCAACGGGACCAACCTGATGGATGCCGCCGCCGGTTTCGGCGGCGTGCGCGAAAGCGGTTTCGGGCGCGAGGGCGGGTGGGAAGGGCTGGCCGCCTACACCCGGCCCCGGACAACACCGAAACCGCTGAAGGCGATCGAGCCCTTCACCGGCGAAGGCGCACCGCAGGATCCCATCGACCGAACCGCGAAGCTGTACATCGGCGGCAAGCAGACGCGGCCCGACGGCGGCTATTCGGCGCCCGTCTGGGGCAAGTCCGGTGCGCTGCTGGGGCATGCGAGCCTCGCCAACCGCAAGGACGTGCGCAACGCGGTGGAGGCGGCGCAGGCGGCGAAGGGCTGGAGCAGAAGCACCGGCCACCTGCGGGCACAGATCATCTATTACCTGGCCGAGAACCTCGCGGCGCGGGCGGAGGAGTTCGCGCATCGCCTGGATACCCTGCAAGGCGGCAAGTCGGGCGCCAAGGAGGTGGAGGCCAGCATTCGGCGGCTCTTTACCTACGCCGCATGGGCCGACAAGTACGACGGGCAGGTGCATGGCGTTCCGATCCGGGGCGTGGCGCTGGCGATGAAGGAGCCCGTGGGCGTCATCGGCGCGCTTTGCCCTGCCGAGGCGCCGCTGCTCGGCCTCGTGTCGGTCATGGCGCCGGCCATCGCGATGGGGAACCGCGTGATCCTCGCGGCGTCCGAACCCTACCCGCTGGCGGCCACCGATTTCGTGCAGGTGCTGGAAACGTCGGATGTGCCCGCCGGGGTGGTGAACATCCTGACCGGACCCCATGCCGACCTTGCCGACACGCTGGCCCGGCACCTCGACATCGACGCGGTCTGGTCCTTCGGCGCGGCCGAGTTCAGCGCGACCGTGGAGAAGGGATCGGCATCGAACCTCAAGCGGACCTGGGTCAACAACGGCCAGGCCCGCGACTGGATGGGGCCGGAAGGCGAGGGCCACGCCTTCCTCAGGGCCGCGACCGAGGTGAAGAACATCTGGGTGCCGTACGGGGAGTGA
- a CDS encoding M16 family metallopeptidase encodes MRLFYGLIVAIILALPARAEVNIQSVESPGGLTAWLVEDHSIPFVALELRFRGGASLDRPGKRGAVNLMTALLEEGAGDMDAREFSKASEALATSFGFDASRDDVSVSARFLTENRDASVALLRAALQEPTFDQSSIDRVRGQVLSIIQSDAKDPDDIAGDTFDQIAFGDHPYATSLNGTLESVAGLTRDDLVTAKNDVLARDRVYIGAVGDITPEELGKLVDDLLGDLPETGAPMPPRADVTIPGGVTVVDFPTPQSVAVFGQKGIAQDDPDFFAALLLNHVLGGGSFESRLMDEVREKRGLTYGVYSYLVSRDLAEVYMGSVSSSNDRIADAIEVIRDEWAKAAADGVTQEELDAAKTYITGAYPLRFDGNAPIANILVGMQLLGLPIDYVATRNDKVEAVTLDDVKRVAGELLDPDGLHFVVVGQPEGLDSATSN; translated from the coding sequence ATGAGACTGTTCTACGGCCTGATCGTCGCGATCATCCTCGCCCTGCCCGCGCGGGCAGAGGTCAACATACAGTCCGTCGAAAGCCCCGGCGGCCTGACCGCGTGGCTGGTCGAGGACCATTCGATTCCCTTCGTGGCGCTCGAGCTGCGCTTTCGGGGGGGCGCGTCGCTGGACCGGCCCGGCAAGCGGGGTGCGGTGAACCTGATGACCGCCCTGCTCGAAGAGGGCGCGGGTGACATGGATGCGCGCGAATTCTCCAAGGCGTCCGAGGCGCTGGCGACCTCTTTCGGCTTCGACGCGTCGCGTGACGACGTGTCGGTCTCCGCGCGCTTTCTGACGGAAAACCGGGACGCCTCCGTCGCGCTCCTGCGGGCGGCGCTTCAGGAACCGACGTTCGACCAGTCTTCGATCGACCGGGTGCGCGGGCAGGTCCTGTCCATCATCCAGTCGGATGCCAAGGATCCTGACGACATCGCCGGCGACACCTTCGACCAGATCGCCTTTGGCGACCATCCCTACGCAACTTCGCTGAACGGAACGCTGGAGAGCGTGGCGGGCCTGACCCGCGACGATCTGGTCACGGCCAAGAACGATGTGCTGGCGCGCGACCGCGTCTATATCGGGGCGGTGGGCGACATAACCCCCGAGGAACTGGGCAAGCTGGTCGACGATCTGCTCGGCGACCTGCCGGAGACCGGGGCCCCGATGCCCCCGCGTGCTGACGTGACGATCCCCGGCGGCGTGACCGTCGTGGATTTCCCCACGCCACAGTCCGTCGCCGTCTTCGGTCAGAAGGGTATCGCGCAGGATGACCCGGATTTCTTCGCGGCGTTGCTGCTCAATCACGTTCTGGGCGGAGGGTCTTTCGAAAGCCGCCTGATGGACGAGGTGCGCGAGAAACGCGGCCTGACCTACGGTGTGTATTCCTACCTCGTGTCCCGCGACCTCGCCGAGGTCTACATGGGGTCTGTCAGTTCCTCGAACGACCGCATCGCCGACGCCATCGAGGTGATCCGCGATGAATGGGCCAAGGCGGCGGCGGACGGCGTCACGCAGGAAGAGCTCGACGCGGCCAAGACATATATCACCGGCGCCTATCCGCTTCGGTTCGACGGCAACGCGCCGATCGCGAACATCCTTGTCGGCATGCAATTGCTGGGCCTGCCGATCGATTATGTCGCGACCCGCAACGACAAGGTGGAGGCGGTGACGCTGGACGATGTGAAGCGTGTCGCGGGAGAGTTGCTGGACCCCGACGGCCTGCACTTCGTGGTGGTAGGACAGCCCGAAGGTCTGGACTCCGCCACCAGCAACTGA
- a CDS encoding M16 family metallopeptidase has translation MNRLHILGAVLALVMPVAAQAKDNEAVTTFTLDNGMDVVVVEDHRAPVVQQMVWYRAGSADEPKGSSGVAHFLEHLLFKATDKMEAGEFSATVAANGGRDNAFTSYDYTAYYQRVAADRLELMMEMESDRMRNIRLTPENISTERDVIIEERKQRTENSPGALMSEQMNAAQYLNHRYGSPVIGWMHEMEALDLEDALSFYQTYYSPNNAILVVSGDVQPDEVRRLAEKYYGVIPANPDLPERVRTQEPPQTAERRLIFRDERVAQPYVSRSYLAPERDPGDQKEAAALTLLAEILGGGTTSFLAEKLQFDQQLVTYSGAFYRGVSLDDTTFDLAVVPAAGVSLQQAEDAMDAALADFMQTGVDAEQLDRIKLQIRASQIYARDDADSVANRYGQALATGLSVEDVQNWPDVLEAVTADDIMAAARDVFDRKRSVTGWLMKPEVTQ, from the coding sequence ATGAATAGACTGCACATTCTCGGCGCTGTCCTTGCGCTTGTCATGCCCGTCGCGGCGCAGGCCAAGGACAACGAGGCGGTGACGACCTTTACCCTGGACAACGGCATGGATGTCGTCGTCGTCGAAGACCATCGCGCGCCGGTCGTGCAGCAGATGGTCTGGTACAGGGCCGGCTCTGCCGACGAACCCAAGGGATCTTCGGGGGTGGCGCACTTTCTCGAACACCTGCTGTTCAAGGCCACAGACAAGATGGAAGCCGGAGAGTTCTCGGCGACGGTCGCGGCCAACGGCGGACGCGACAACGCCTTCACCAGCTACGATTACACCGCTTACTACCAGCGCGTGGCGGCCGACCGGCTGGAACTGATGATGGAGATGGAAAGCGATCGGATGCGCAACATCCGCCTGACCCCGGAAAACATCAGCACCGAACGCGACGTGATCATCGAGGAACGCAAGCAGCGGACCGAAAACAGCCCCGGCGCGCTGATGAGCGAACAGATGAACGCGGCGCAGTACCTCAACCACCGCTACGGCAGCCCCGTGATCGGCTGGATGCACGAGATGGAAGCGCTGGACCTCGAGGATGCGCTGTCTTTCTACCAGACCTATTATTCGCCGAACAACGCCATCCTGGTCGTCTCCGGTGACGTGCAGCCCGACGAGGTCCGCCGCCTGGCCGAGAAATACTACGGCGTGATCCCCGCGAACCCCGACCTGCCGGAACGGGTGCGCACGCAGGAGCCGCCCCAGACCGCCGAGCGGCGGCTGATTTTCCGCGACGAACGCGTCGCCCAGCCCTATGTCAGCCGGTCCTACCTTGCGCCCGAACGCGATCCCGGCGACCAGAAGGAGGCCGCCGCCCTGACCCTGCTGGCCGAGATCCTCGGCGGGGGCACCACGTCCTTCCTTGCCGAGAAACTGCAGTTCGACCAGCAGCTCGTCACCTATTCCGGTGCCTTCTACCGGGGGGTCTCGCTTGACGACACGACCTTCGACCTTGCCGTGGTGCCCGCCGCGGGGGTCAGTCTGCAACAGGCCGAAGACGCGATGGACGCGGCATTGGCCGATTTCATGCAGACGGGCGTGGATGCCGAACAGCTGGACCGGATCAAGCTCCAGATCCGCGCCAGCCAGATCTATGCCCGCGACGACGCCGATTCCGTCGCGAACCGGTACGGTCAGGCGCTGGCCACCGGGCTGAGCGTCGAGGACGTGCAGAACTGGCCGGACGTGCTGGAAGCCGTGACCGCGGACGACATCATGGCCGCAGCGCGGGACGTCTTTGACAGGAAACGGTCGGTCACCGGCTGGCTGATGAAACCGGAGGTCACACAATGA
- a CDS encoding DUF3035 domain-containing protein, producing MRRTVLMILIPLALSACANQGLRDLRTDSKGPDEFMITPSAPLQEPASYNTLPPPTPGQANLTDRSAVNEGITAFGGNPQAKQGGIDARDGALVNHASRRGVTPGIRAILAEADADFRRRKGRFTQIRLVPVDRYAQAYRRQALDPAAEAERWRRAGARTPSAPPRDRRFNPG from the coding sequence ATGCGCCGTACCGTCCTCATGATCCTGATACCGCTGGCTCTCTCGGCCTGCGCCAACCAGGGATTGCGCGACCTCCGGACCGACTCCAAGGGACCGGACGAATTCATGATCACCCCCTCCGCGCCGCTGCAGGAGCCGGCCAGCTACAACACGCTGCCGCCTCCGACACCGGGCCAGGCGAACCTGACCGATCGTTCCGCCGTGAACGAGGGCATCACCGCCTTCGGCGGCAACCCGCAGGCGAAGCAGGGCGGCATCGACGCGCGCGACGGCGCGCTGGTCAACCACGCCAGCCGTCGTGGCGTGACCCCGGGCATCCGTGCGATCCTCGCCGAGGCCGACGCGGACTTCCGCCGCCGGAAGGGGCGCTTCACCCAGATCCGGCTGGTGCCGGTGGACCGCTACGCCCAGGCCTACCGCCGGCAGGCCCTCGACCCCGCCGCCGAAGCGGAACGGTGGCGCCGTGCCGGGGCGCGGACCCCCTCCGCGCCGCCGCGCGACCGCCGCTTCAATCCGGGCTGA
- the lspA gene encoding signal peptidase II: MRSFLVSGILAFVIDQLSKYLVIHTMELARIRSIDVLPPLVNFRYGENRGINFGLFGGGSESSRWILIALAVVICVAVTVWLMRSAQPRLARISGGLLVGGALANVLDRLLYGYVLDFLNMSCCGIDNPFVFNIADVFIFAGALGLIFFSSDGKSAARQPRKKPK, from the coding sequence ATGCGCAGCTTTCTCGTCTCCGGCATTCTCGCCTTCGTGATCGACCAGCTCAGCAAGTACCTGGTCATCCACACGATGGAATTGGCACGTATCCGGTCGATCGACGTGCTGCCGCCGCTGGTCAACTTCCGCTACGGCGAGAACCGGGGCATCAATTTCGGGCTGTTCGGTGGCGGATCGGAATCCAGCCGGTGGATCCTGATCGCGCTGGCCGTGGTAATCTGCGTCGCCGTCACCGTCTGGCTGATGCGGTCCGCCCAACCCCGGCTGGCCCGGATCAGCGGCGGCCTGCTGGTGGGCGGCGCGCTGGCAAACGTGCTGGACCGGCTGCTCTACGGATACGTGTTGGACTTTCTGAACATGTCCTGTTGCGGCATCGACAATCCCTTCGTGTTCAACATCGCCGACGTGTTCATCTTCGCGGGCGCACTGGGCCTGATCTTCTTCAGCAGCGACGGGAAATCCGCCGCCCGGCAGCCGCGGAAAAAACCTAAGTGA